The following DNA comes from Nocardioides panzhihuensis.
TCAGGAGAAGATGCAATGGCGAAGCGACCCGCCTGGTGGCACACCATGCAGGAGGCGCGTCGGCAGGCGTGCCTGGCCGTGGACTTCTACAACCGACCGGGCGACCGCGCGAGCTACCTAGACTTCGTGGTGCACATGCACCTCGCCTGGCAGGACCTGCTCCACGCTGATCTGACGCGACGCGGCGTGAACTTGCACTACCGGCAGAAGGGCAGCCGTCGCTACGAGCGTCTGCCGAATGGCGACAAGAAGTCTTGGGATCTCGCGAAGTGTCTGAAGGAGGAGTTCTCCGCGAGCGACCCCACCCGCGCCAACATCGAGTTCTTCATCGGACTGCGCAACAAGATCGAGCACAGGTTTCAGACCGCGACGATGATCGAGACCGCGCCGCACGCGCACGCATTGGTCATCAACTTCGAGGCCGAGTTAGTCCGGCGTTTCGGTTCCGTGTACAGCCTGGGGTCTGAGCTCCGTTTCCCGGTCTTCGTTCAATCGCTGACGCCTGAAGGGCTCAAGCAGCAGAAGGCGCTGCGCCGCGGTGTTCCCGCAGCGACCAAGTCGTACG
Coding sequences within:
- a CDS encoding DUF3644 domain-containing protein, translated to MAKRPAWWHTMQEARRQACLAVDFYNRPGDRASYLDFVVHMHLAWQDLLHADLTRRGVNLHYRQKGSRRYERLPNGDKKSWDLAKCLKEEFSASDPTRANIEFFIGLRNKIEHRFQTATMIETAPHAHALVINFEAELVRRFGSVYSLGSELRFPVFVQSLTPEGLKQQKALRRGVPAATKSYVTKFEASLDPAVLADERFVYRVMMTPIKGPKTEADMALRFVRMEDLSAEDQRVMIESEGRAVIIEKLRDVALKDELLPAAAARAVECLIPFKFSTNDFTAARHHLGVGPDKGGKGRLPKSTSELCVWIESTKQWVYTQKFIRQVADLVATADGYRAAIGRGPVVKPATAVPAA